The following are from one region of the Cottoperca gobio chromosome 13, fCotGob3.1, whole genome shotgun sequence genome:
- the rwdd2b gene encoding RWD domain-containing protein 2B — translation MSYLEWAESQLAEIELLTSMFPTLDELELTDQVALAELRDYVEGSTSTDSPPPSRPHFLIKLKLDTASMERTDVILSCTYPSKYPSVLPEITVRCAGLSRAQQTQLHTDLNAYLMENCQKEVCVLTAVDWVKDNLQLFINKSLSAPPAPKKESSSPRLQEVFSRLWIYSHHIYNKTKRKNILEWSKELGLSGFSMPGKPGIVCVEGPHSACEEFWSRVKVLTWKKIMIRHREDIPLDGQDEDSRTVGSIDSLRKFTGFEEAMFDPHGNRGNHMDLGQLYQFLNEKGCCDVFQLYFGIEGR, via the exons ATGTCTTACTTGGAGTGGGCTGAGTCTCAGCTTGCAGAGATCGAGCTGCTGACCAGCATGTTTCCCACCCTAGATGAGCTGGAGTTAACAGACCAGGTGGCACTAGCTGAGCTCAGGGACTATGTGGAGGGCTCAACTTCAACAGACAGCCCCCCTCCTTCCAGACCTCACTTTCTCATCAAACTGAAACTGGACACTGCAAGCATGGAGAGG ACGGATGTCATTCTATCCTGTACTTATCCATCCAAATACCCCAGTGTGTTACCAGAGATAACTGTCCG GTGTGCCGGTCTCAGCAGGGCCCAGCAGACACAGCTCCACACAGATCTCAATGCATACCTCATGGAAAACTGCCAGAAGGAAGTATGTGTGCTCACCGCTGTGGACTGGGTGAAAGACAACCTGCAGCTTTTCATTAATAAGAGCTTATCAGCACCACCGGCTCCGAAGAAAGAGTCTTCCTCTCCACGGCTACAGGAAGTGTTCAGCCGACTATGGATTTACAGTCACCACATCTACAACAAGACGAAGAGGAAGAACATCTTGGAGTGGTCCAAGGAGCTGGGACTGTCAGGCTTTAGCATGCCTGGGAAGCCtggtattgtgtgtgtggaaggtcCTCACTCTGCCTGTGAGGAGTTCTGGTCAAG AGTGAAGGTTCTGACATGGAAGAAGATCATGATTCGACATAGAGAGGATATTCCCCTTGATGGTCAGGACGAGGACAGCAGGACTGTTGGAAGTATAGACTCCCTGCGCAAATTCACAGGCTTTGAAGAGGCAATGTTTGACCCTCATGGGAACAGAGGTAATCACATGGACCTTGGGCAGCTCTACCAGTTCTTAAATGAGAAAGGCTGTTGTGACGTCTTTCAGCTATATTTTGGCATTGAAGGAAGGTAG